The following DNA comes from Solanum stenotomum isolate F172 chromosome 11, ASM1918654v1, whole genome shotgun sequence.
AAGCAGGACGTCGTGATGGTCGTGTTTCTATTGACTCTGAAACATTGACTAATCTTCCTTCTCCTTTCGTCAATGCCTCGGAACTCATCAAGAATTTTGCAAGTAAAGGTATGTCTGTTGATGAAATGGTGACCCTCTCTGGTGCGCATTCTATTGGCATTGCACATTGCGGTGTTTTTGCTAGCCGTTTGTATCCTCAAAACAATCAACAAAATCTTCCAATTGATCCTGAATACGCAGACTTCTTGAAGTCCATTTGTCCACCAGAAGCAATTACAAATGGGACGGGAGCTGCTAATCCCGCGAACCTTGATGCCCTGACACCAAACAGGTTGGATAACAGATATTACTTGGCTTTAAAGAGTCAAAAGGGACTTATGATTTCTGATCAGGCATTGATGGCAAACCCGACAACAGCTAAATTGGTGAACTACAATGCTAGATTTGGTTCCCTTTGGTCTAGGAAGTTTGCAGCAGCAATGATTCACATGGGTACTTTGGATGTACTCACAGGTCGAAATGGAGAGATTAGGAGGAACTGTCATTTCGTGAACTAACATCTCTATCATTTGTCTTTGagaaatttgagaattttttcgGTATTGTTTCAACTTCTCCATCCTATTCAAGCTGCAAGGATGGTTTATTGCGAGTCCAATTGGTTTTGCTTTTTTCTTCACATTGTTTGTTCAATTGAATTGTATTTGATTTTCTCCCAATGTTTGTCCAAttgattgaaatatttttttgtaaacagaaaatggtcaaaaatgtccttaaactATGCAAATTGAACAAACATAGCATACATTGTTATTCAGATTTGTATAACATTGAGACAAGTTCAATCTCAAGCTATAAAAGATCCATCTCCTGGAATAGTTTGATGCATATACAGATTtgagagaagatgaagagattgggaaaaacataaaaactaaaaaaataggtAAAACAGACTCAAAATTGTTGTATTACACCACGTGATAACACTTGACAGGTTGATAATATGTATTCAATAAGCACAGTTTTACTTGAATATATATGTTCAATATATAGGTACAAAATCTAAGTTATGGTATTCAAATGAAACCTTTTTCATAAATTTGAGATAATATCATTGTATTCCGCCTAATGATCTATTTTAATGGAAGCTTGTAATCTTTTGATTGATCTTTTG
Coding sequences within:
- the LOC125844931 gene encoding peroxidase 5-like; its protein translation is MDCKGINLSALALFACLILSFSSSILAYRTPYWPSIKVGYYRYTCPYAEHIVQNVVNRAISRNPGIAAGLIRLHFHDCFVRGCDASVLLDGPNSEKEGIPNKNSLRGFEVIDAAKAALEAACPGTVSCADIVAFAARDSSYKVGRIYYDVQAGRRDGRVSIDSETLTNLPSPFVNASELIKNFASKGMSVDEMVTLSGAHSIGIAHCGVFASRLYPQNNQQNLPIDPEYADFLKSICPPEAITNGTGAANPANLDALTPNRLDNRYYLALKSQKGLMISDQALMANPTTAKLVNYNARFGSLWSRKFAAAMIHMGTLDVLTGRNGEIRRNCHFVN